In the genome of Nycticebus coucang isolate mNycCou1 chromosome 12, mNycCou1.pri, whole genome shotgun sequence, one region contains:
- the ZNF598 gene encoding E3 ubiquitin-protein ligase ZNF598 isoform X2, translating into MAAAAGAEGRRTDLEAAVTAPERGGGSCVLCCGDLEATALGRCDHPVCYRCSTKMRVLCEQRYCAVCREELRQVVFGKKLPAFATIPLHQLQHEKKYDIYFADGQVFALYRQLLQHECPRCPELPPFSLFGDLEQHMRKQHELFCCRLCLQHLQIFTYERKWYSRKDLARHRMQGDPDDTSHRGHPLCKFCDERYLDNDELLKHLRRDHYFCHFCDADGAQDYYSDYAYLREHFREKHFLCEEGRCSTEQFTHAFRTEIDLKAHKTACHSRSRAEARQNRQIDLQFSYALRHSRRNEGVIGGEDYEEVDRYSRMGRVGARGAQQSRRGSWREEEDREVAAAIRASVAAQQQEETRRSEDREEGSRPKKEETAARGSEEPRGPRRMLQTQGEGPGARETSTNGPLCQETFPAMGPATGAAPMSTLPSPAPKLKDEDFPSLSASTSSCSTAAAPGPVGLALVYPIPARGRNTFQEEDFPALVSSGSKPSAAPTSLISAWNSNCSKKMAQPSPAAQAAGGGSQPTRKAGKGSRGKKGCPPATEEEERGQELRSACTIVSVSSPLGPASTQTSKIGKKKKVGSEKPNATSPQPLPLDCPPKPLGAEQAPDTPTSRAEGPVGIINGHAEGLSLARSTPKEPPGLPRPLGPLPCPTPQDDFPALGGPCPPRMPPPPGFNTVVLPKGTPPPPPPGLAPPVSKPPPGFSGLLPSPHPACVPSPTNTTKAPRVSPIPRAYLVPENFRERNLQLIQSIKDFLQSDEACFSKFKSHSGEFRQGVISAAQYYKSCRDLLGENFQKIFNELLVLLPDTAKQQELLSAHADFRSREKPPSTKSKKNKKSAWQADTRQVGLDCCVCPTCQQVLAHGDVSSHQALHAARDDDFPSLQAIARIIT; encoded by the exons atggcggcggcggcgggcgccGAGGGGCGGCGCACGGATCTGGAAGCGGCGGTGACGGCGCCTGAGCGGGGCGGCGGAAGCTGCGTGCTGTGCTGCGGCGACCTGGAGGCCACGGCGCTGGGCCGCTGCGACCACCCGGTGTGCTACCGCTGCTCCACCAAGATGCGGGTGCTGTGCGAACAGCGCTACTGCGCGGTGTGCCGCGAGGAGCTGCGTCAG GTGGTCTTTGGGAAGAAGCTTCCTGCCTTTGCCACCATCCCCCTCCACCAACTGCAGCATGAAAAGAAGTATGACATCTACTTTGCAGATGGACAAGTGTTTGCCTTATACAG GCAGCTGCTGCAGCATGAGTGCCCGCGGTGCCCAGAGCTGCCACCCTTCAGCCTCTTCGGGGACCTGGAGCAGCACATGCGGAAGCAGCATGAGCTCTTCTGCTGCCGGCTATGCCTCCAACACCTCCAG ATTTTTACATATGAGCGCAAGTGGTACTCACGCAAGGACCTGGCTCGGCACCGCATGCAGGGCGACCCTGATGACACATCACATCGTGGGCACCCACTCTGCAAGTTCTGCGACGAGCGCTACCTGGACAATGATGAGCTGCTCAAGCACCTGCGCCGCGACCACTACTTCTGCCACTTCTGTGATGCAGATGGAGCCCAGGACTACTACAG TGACTACGCATACCTGAGAGAGCACTTCCGGGAGAAGCACTTCCTATGTGAGGAGGGCCGCTGTAGCACAGAGCAGTTCACGCATGCCTTCCGCACTGAGATCGACCTCAAGGCACACAAGACAGCCTGCCACAGCCGGAGTCGCGCTGAGGCCCGGCAGAATCGCCAGATTGACCTACAGTTCAGCTATGCACTGCGGCACTCACGCCGGAACGAGG GGGTCATTGGAGGTGAGGACTACGAGGAGGTGGACAGGTACAGCCGCATGGGCCGGGTTGGTGCACGTGGAGCCCAGCAGAGCCGCCGAGGAAGCTGGAG GGAAGAAGAGGACCGAGAAGTGGCAGCTGCCATCCGGGCCTCAGTGGCTGCACAGCAACAGGAGGAGACTCGCAGGAGTGAAGACCGGGAGGAGGGCAGTAGGCCCAAGAAAGAGGAGACAGCAGCTCGGGGATCTGAAGAGCCCCGTGGTCCCCGACGCATGCtccagactcagggtgaaggccCAG GTGCCAGAGAAACCTCAACAAATGGTCCCTTATGCCAAGAAACCTTCCCAGCGATGGGCCCAGCAACAGGAGCAGCCCCCATGAG CAccctcccatcacctgccccCAAGCTCAAGGACGAAGACTTTCCCAGTCTCTCTGCTTCCACATCCTCCTGCTCCACAGCAGCAGCCCCAGGCCCTGTAGGGTTGGCGCTCGTGTACCCTATTCCTGCCAGAGGCAGGAACACCTTCCAGGAAGAGGACTTTCCTGCCCTGGTGTCCTCAGGGTCCAAGCCCAGTGCTGCCCCTACCAGCCTCATCTCTGCCTGGAACAGCAACTGCAGCAAGAAGATGGCGCAGCCCAGCCCAGCAGCCCAGGCTGCTGGAGGGGGCAGCCAGCCCACCAGGAAGGCTGGGAAGGGAAGCAGGGGCAAGAAGGGCTGCCCACCCGctacagaggaggaggagagagggcaggagcTGCGGAGTGCATGCACCATAGTCTCTGTCTCCTCCCCGCTGGGGCCAGCCTCCACCCAGACTTCCAAAATTGGCAAGAAGAAGAAGGTGGGCTCTGAGAAGCCCAATGCCACATCACCCCAGCCACTGCCCCTCGACTGTCCCCCAAAGCCCCTTGGGGCTGAGCAGGCCCCTGacactcccaccagcagagcCGAAGGGCCAGTTGGTATCATCAATGGACATGCAGAGGGCCTATCCCTGGCACGGAGCACACCCAAGGAACCCCCTGGGCTCCCGAGGCCCCTGgggcccctcccctgccccacgcCCCAAGACGACTTCCCAGCACTAGGTGGCCCCTGCCCACCCCGGATGCCGCCTCCCCCAG GCTTCAACACTGTGGTGCTCCCGAAGGGtacaccacccccacccccaccaggtcTGGCACCCCCCGTCAGTAAGCCACCCCCTGGCTTCTCTGGCctcctgcccagcccccacccagccTGCGTCCCCAGCCCTACCAACACCACAAAAGC GCCTAGGGTATCGCCCATACCACGGGCCTACCTGGTCCCTGAGAACTTTCGGGAGAGGAACCTACAGCTCATCCAGTCCATCAAGGATTTTTTGCAGAGTGACGAGGCCTGCTTCAGCAAGTTCAAGAGCCACTCGGGGGAGTTCAGACAG GGAGTGATTTCTGCTGCCCAGTATTACAAGAGTTGCCGGGATCTGCTTGGGGAGAACTTCCAGAAGATCTTTAACGAGCTGCTGGTGCTGCTGCCTGACACCGCCAAGCAGCAGGAGCTGCTGTCTGCACATGCCGACTTCCGCAGTCGTGAGAAGCCTCCCAGCACCAAGTCCAAGAAGAACAAGAAGAGTGCATGGCAGGCTGACACCCGGCAGGTGGGCCTGGATTGCTGCGTGTGCCCTACTTGCCAGCAGGTACTTGCTCACGGTGATGTCAGCAGCCACCAAGCGCTGCATGCCGCCCGGGACGATGACTTCCCCTCTCTGCAAGCCATTGCCAGGATTATCACGTAG
- the ZNF598 gene encoding E3 ubiquitin-protein ligase ZNF598 isoform X1 produces MAAAAGAEGRRTDLEAAVTAPERGGGSCVLCCGDLEATALGRCDHPVCYRCSTKMRVLCEQRYCAVCREELRQVVFGKKLPAFATIPLHQLQHEKKYDIYFADGQVFALYRQLLQHECPRCPELPPFSLFGDLEQHMRKQHELFCCRLCLQHLQIFTYERKWYSRKDLARHRMQGDPDDTSHRGHPLCKFCDERYLDNDELLKHLRRDHYFCHFCDADGAQDYYSDYAYLREHFREKHFLCEEGRCSTEQFTHAFRTEIDLKAHKTACHSRSRAEARQNRQIDLQFSYALRHSRRNEGVIGGEDYEEVDRYSRMGRVGARGAQQSRRGSWRYKREEEDREVAAAIRASVAAQQQEETRRSEDREEGSRPKKEETAARGSEEPRGPRRMLQTQGEGPGARETSTNGPLCQETFPAMGPATGAAPMSTLPSPAPKLKDEDFPSLSASTSSCSTAAAPGPVGLALVYPIPARGRNTFQEEDFPALVSSGSKPSAAPTSLISAWNSNCSKKMAQPSPAAQAAGGGSQPTRKAGKGSRGKKGCPPATEEEERGQELRSACTIVSVSSPLGPASTQTSKIGKKKKVGSEKPNATSPQPLPLDCPPKPLGAEQAPDTPTSRAEGPVGIINGHAEGLSLARSTPKEPPGLPRPLGPLPCPTPQDDFPALGGPCPPRMPPPPGFNTVVLPKGTPPPPPPGLAPPVSKPPPGFSGLLPSPHPACVPSPTNTTKAPRVSPIPRAYLVPENFRERNLQLIQSIKDFLQSDEACFSKFKSHSGEFRQGVISAAQYYKSCRDLLGENFQKIFNELLVLLPDTAKQQELLSAHADFRSREKPPSTKSKKNKKSAWQADTRQVGLDCCVCPTCQQVLAHGDVSSHQALHAARDDDFPSLQAIARIIT; encoded by the exons atggcggcggcggcgggcgccGAGGGGCGGCGCACGGATCTGGAAGCGGCGGTGACGGCGCCTGAGCGGGGCGGCGGAAGCTGCGTGCTGTGCTGCGGCGACCTGGAGGCCACGGCGCTGGGCCGCTGCGACCACCCGGTGTGCTACCGCTGCTCCACCAAGATGCGGGTGCTGTGCGAACAGCGCTACTGCGCGGTGTGCCGCGAGGAGCTGCGTCAG GTGGTCTTTGGGAAGAAGCTTCCTGCCTTTGCCACCATCCCCCTCCACCAACTGCAGCATGAAAAGAAGTATGACATCTACTTTGCAGATGGACAAGTGTTTGCCTTATACAG GCAGCTGCTGCAGCATGAGTGCCCGCGGTGCCCAGAGCTGCCACCCTTCAGCCTCTTCGGGGACCTGGAGCAGCACATGCGGAAGCAGCATGAGCTCTTCTGCTGCCGGCTATGCCTCCAACACCTCCAG ATTTTTACATATGAGCGCAAGTGGTACTCACGCAAGGACCTGGCTCGGCACCGCATGCAGGGCGACCCTGATGACACATCACATCGTGGGCACCCACTCTGCAAGTTCTGCGACGAGCGCTACCTGGACAATGATGAGCTGCTCAAGCACCTGCGCCGCGACCACTACTTCTGCCACTTCTGTGATGCAGATGGAGCCCAGGACTACTACAG TGACTACGCATACCTGAGAGAGCACTTCCGGGAGAAGCACTTCCTATGTGAGGAGGGCCGCTGTAGCACAGAGCAGTTCACGCATGCCTTCCGCACTGAGATCGACCTCAAGGCACACAAGACAGCCTGCCACAGCCGGAGTCGCGCTGAGGCCCGGCAGAATCGCCAGATTGACCTACAGTTCAGCTATGCACTGCGGCACTCACGCCGGAACGAGG GGGTCATTGGAGGTGAGGACTACGAGGAGGTGGACAGGTACAGCCGCATGGGCCGGGTTGGTGCACGTGGAGCCCAGCAGAGCCGCCGAGGAAGCTGGAGGTACAAGAG GGAAGAAGAGGACCGAGAAGTGGCAGCTGCCATCCGGGCCTCAGTGGCTGCACAGCAACAGGAGGAGACTCGCAGGAGTGAAGACCGGGAGGAGGGCAGTAGGCCCAAGAAAGAGGAGACAGCAGCTCGGGGATCTGAAGAGCCCCGTGGTCCCCGACGCATGCtccagactcagggtgaaggccCAG GTGCCAGAGAAACCTCAACAAATGGTCCCTTATGCCAAGAAACCTTCCCAGCGATGGGCCCAGCAACAGGAGCAGCCCCCATGAG CAccctcccatcacctgccccCAAGCTCAAGGACGAAGACTTTCCCAGTCTCTCTGCTTCCACATCCTCCTGCTCCACAGCAGCAGCCCCAGGCCCTGTAGGGTTGGCGCTCGTGTACCCTATTCCTGCCAGAGGCAGGAACACCTTCCAGGAAGAGGACTTTCCTGCCCTGGTGTCCTCAGGGTCCAAGCCCAGTGCTGCCCCTACCAGCCTCATCTCTGCCTGGAACAGCAACTGCAGCAAGAAGATGGCGCAGCCCAGCCCAGCAGCCCAGGCTGCTGGAGGGGGCAGCCAGCCCACCAGGAAGGCTGGGAAGGGAAGCAGGGGCAAGAAGGGCTGCCCACCCGctacagaggaggaggagagagggcaggagcTGCGGAGTGCATGCACCATAGTCTCTGTCTCCTCCCCGCTGGGGCCAGCCTCCACCCAGACTTCCAAAATTGGCAAGAAGAAGAAGGTGGGCTCTGAGAAGCCCAATGCCACATCACCCCAGCCACTGCCCCTCGACTGTCCCCCAAAGCCCCTTGGGGCTGAGCAGGCCCCTGacactcccaccagcagagcCGAAGGGCCAGTTGGTATCATCAATGGACATGCAGAGGGCCTATCCCTGGCACGGAGCACACCCAAGGAACCCCCTGGGCTCCCGAGGCCCCTGgggcccctcccctgccccacgcCCCAAGACGACTTCCCAGCACTAGGTGGCCCCTGCCCACCCCGGATGCCGCCTCCCCCAG GCTTCAACACTGTGGTGCTCCCGAAGGGtacaccacccccacccccaccaggtcTGGCACCCCCCGTCAGTAAGCCACCCCCTGGCTTCTCTGGCctcctgcccagcccccacccagccTGCGTCCCCAGCCCTACCAACACCACAAAAGC GCCTAGGGTATCGCCCATACCACGGGCCTACCTGGTCCCTGAGAACTTTCGGGAGAGGAACCTACAGCTCATCCAGTCCATCAAGGATTTTTTGCAGAGTGACGAGGCCTGCTTCAGCAAGTTCAAGAGCCACTCGGGGGAGTTCAGACAG GGAGTGATTTCTGCTGCCCAGTATTACAAGAGTTGCCGGGATCTGCTTGGGGAGAACTTCCAGAAGATCTTTAACGAGCTGCTGGTGCTGCTGCCTGACACCGCCAAGCAGCAGGAGCTGCTGTCTGCACATGCCGACTTCCGCAGTCGTGAGAAGCCTCCCAGCACCAAGTCCAAGAAGAACAAGAAGAGTGCATGGCAGGCTGACACCCGGCAGGTGGGCCTGGATTGCTGCGTGTGCCCTACTTGCCAGCAGGTACTTGCTCACGGTGATGTCAGCAGCCACCAAGCGCTGCATGCCGCCCGGGACGATGACTTCCCCTCTCTGCAAGCCATTGCCAGGATTATCACGTAG